In Polyodon spathula isolate WHYD16114869_AA chromosome 27, ASM1765450v1, whole genome shotgun sequence, one DNA window encodes the following:
- the LOC121301664 gene encoding mast cell protease 1A-like has product MKPLTLLLGFTALLLSLTDAASVDSRIINGQEVMPHSKPYMASLQIKGSHICGGFLVGKSFVMTAAHCFNRNMEMTVVLGAHDISDRIERVQRVAVRFYHIYPGYDNHTLQNDIMLLQLQKEAQVGSRIQCIPLPKKDKDVKPKTECVVAGWGATRTGGNASSKLRAVNVTVIDKKVCKTAWKNQITERMMCAGGNVGRHGFCQGDSGGPLVCNKKPTAEGIVSFNEWKACDNPQKPNVYTQVSKYLPWIKCIMESTN; this is encoded by the exons ATGAAGCCCCTGACCCTCCTGCTGGGCTTCACagctctcctgctctctctcacaGACGCCG CATCAGTGGACTCCAGGATTATAAATGGACAAGAGGTGATGCCCCATTCCAAGCCGTACATGGCCTCGCTGCAAATAAAGGGAAGCCATATTTGCGGGGGGTTTCTCGTGGGGAAATCCTTTGTGATGACCGCGGCTCACTGTTTTAACAG GAACATGGAAATGACTGTGGTTCTGGGGGCTCATGACATCAGTGATAGGATTGAGAGAGTACAGAGGGTTGCCGTGAGGTTTTATCACATATACCCCGGATATGACAACCATACACTGCAGAACGACATCATGCTCCTGCAG CTGCAAAAAGAGGCTCAAGTGGGCAGCAGGATACAGTGCATCCCACTTCCAAAGAAGGATAAAGATGTGAAACCAAAAACGGAATGCGTTGTAGCTGGATGGGGAGCGACCAGAACAGGGGGGAATGCAAGCTCCAAGCTCCGAGCAGTCAATGTCACTGTGATAGACAAGAAAGTCTGCAAAACTGCATGGAAAAACCAGATAACAGAGAGGATGATGTGTGCTGGAGGAAACGTTGGCAGACACGGCTTTTGTCAG GGAGACTCTGGGGGCCCTTTGGTGTGCAACAAGAAACCTACAGCTGAAGGAATCGTTTCATTCAATGAGTGGAAAGCCTGCGACAACCCACAAAAACCCAACGTCTACACACAGGTGTCTAAGTACCTGCCCTGGATCAAGTGTATAATGGAGAGCACAAATTGA